The segment GGGAAACCATCGGCAGATAGATATCAGTATCTTCCGGGACATCGAGCGTCAGCGCCAGCGTGGCTTCTGCTGCAAGCGGTGAACCGGGAGAGGTGATAGCCAAAACGGTGGAAGCGTTTACACGCGCCAGGCGAGCCAGTTCTATCATATTTTTGGTTCGACCAGTATGTGATATGAGAACAAAAACGTCATTTGGTCCACTATTTATGCAACTCATGCGCTGGATCACAATATCCTCTGACCAGATGACCGGCAGATTAAAACGCAGAAACTTATTGGTGGCATCATGGGCCACGACGGCGGAGGCTCCCAGACCAAAAAATGCAATCTTATTCGCCCGTGTCAGCGCCTTTACCGCCTGATGAATCACCGCCATATCCAGTTGCTGGCTTACGCGACTTAACCCGGCCAACGCCGAATCAAAAATTTTCTGACTGTAGCGCTCGACGCTGTCATTTTCTTCCACACCCCGGCTGACCCAGTTCGGGCCTTTCGCTAAACCTTGTGCCAGTTGCAGTTTAAAATCCGGAAACCCGCGCGTACCCATACGGTGGCAAAAGCGATTCACCGTTGGCTCGCTAACCTGTGCGGCACGCGCAAGCGTAGCGATACTGGAATGCATCGCCTCCTGAGGTGCAGCAAGGATTTGCTCTGCGACTTTTCGTTCCGATTTGCTCAGCGTCGGTAATTGCGCCTTAATCTGTTCCAGCATATTGATAACCCGATGACCACTCACCACTTTTGCCAATTTCATTCCTGGATGAAAGGGCGCTCTGTTCAGAACAATATACCGTGTAAACTGCGGTCGCACGCAGTAGCGGATAAATGTAAACGTGATTTTTTTGTCATACTTTGACGCGCACCAGGTTTTCCCCGACAAATCGCGAAACAGAAAAAAGCGCCGAAAGCGCACGCGACAACACACGTTAGTCGCAAATGGCGTGCAGAGTTATCTGATGCAACACCCCCGTTCGGGTTGTCCTGGAACCGGGAAAAAAGTACATTGTGCTGTAAGAAAATTACAATAAGGACCCGGTAAATGAGGACGCTCGACCGGGTATATCCTGCAACGAGGAGAGGAAAATGGCGGTAACACAAACAGCCCAGGCATGCGATCTGGTGATTTTCGGTGCCAAAGGCGATCTTGCGCGCCGGAAACTGTTGCCTTCACTGTATCAGCTGGAAAAAGCCGGTCAGATTCACGAAACCACACGGATCATTGGTGTGGGGCGCGCGGAGTGGGACAAAGACGCGTATACCAAAGTGGTACGTGAAGCGCTGGAAACCTTCATGAAAGAGAAGATCGACGAAGCGCTGTGGGACAAACTCAGCAGCCGTCTCGACTTCTGTAACATCGACGTCAACGACACCTCGCATTTCTCTCGTCTGGGCAAAATGCTCGACCAGAAAAATCGCGTCACCATTAACTACTTCGCGATGCCGCCGAGCACCTTTGGTGCGATTTGTGAAGGTCTGGGTTCAGCCAAACTGAACGCCAAACCGGCACGCGTGGTGATGGAAAAGCCGTTGGGCACCTCACTGGAAACCTCTCAGGAGATTAACGACAGCGTCGGTAAATACTTCGAAGAGAGCCAGGTTTTCCGTATCGACCATTACCTTGGTAAAGAAACGGTATTGAACCTGCTGGCCTTGCGTTTTGCCAACTCGATCTTTGTGAATAACTGGGACAATCGCACTATCGACCACGTACAGATTACCGTGGCTGAAGAGGTTGGTATCGAAGGCCGTTGGGGGTATTTCGACAAAGCAGGCCAGATGCGTGACATGATCCAGAACCATCTGCTGCAAATCCTGACCATGATCGCCATGTCACCGCCGTCTGATCTGAGCGCCGATGCGATTCGTGATGAGAAGGTCAAAGTGCTGCGTTCGCTGCGTCGTATCGACCAGAGCAACGTGCGCGACAAAACCGTGCGTGGCCAGTACACCGCCGGTTTCGTCCAGGGTAAAAAAGTCCCTGGCTACCTGGAGGAAGAGGGCGCGAATAAGCAGAGCGCGACCGAAACCTTCGTGGCGATCCGTGTCGATATCGACAACTGGCGCTGGGCAGGCGTGCCGTTCTACCTGCGCACCGGTAAGCGTCTGCCGACCAAGTGTTCTGAAGTGGTGGTCTACTTCAAGAACCCGGAAATGAACCTGTTCAAAGATTCCTACGCTGAATTGCCGCAGAACAAGCTGACGATTCGTCTGCAACCGGATGAAGGTGTGGATATCGAGATCCTGAACAAGGTGCCGGGTCTGGATCATAAACACAAATTGCAGACCACCAAACTGGACCTCAGCTACTCTGAAACCTTCAATCAGTCCCATCTGGCGGATGCTTATGAGCGCCTGCTGCTGGAAACCATGCGTGGCATTCAGGCGCTGTTTGTGCGTCGTGATGAAGTGGAAGCGGCATGGACCTGGGTTGACTCCATCATGGACGCATGGAGCGCCGATGCGGATGCACCGAAACCTTATCAGGCAGGTACCTGGGGACCGGTTGCCTCTGTGGCGATGATCACCCGCGACGGTCGTTCCTGGAACGAGTTCGAGTAACAGAATGGTAGCGGCGCGATTTTTCGCGCAATTTCGTGCGTGAAAAACGCGCACGATAAATCGTGCCGCTACGCAATATGCCTTAACTCAACGTGATTTATAATCCTCCAGATGAATATTGAAAGCTTTCAGCTTGCGCCATAATGAGGTGCGGCTGATCTTCAGCGTCTGAGTAATCTTTATGGCTTTGCCCTGACACTGGACGGCGGCTTTAATTAACGCATCACGTTCCATATCGATGAGGCTATGCAAACCATTCGACGGCGGGAGCGTGGCCAGATCGCGAATACGTTCAATCAGCGCCAGGGGAATATCTTTGACGCGGATTACCGCGCCATCGCTGTAACTAAAAGCCCGCTCGAGCACATTGCGTAACTCGCGGTTATTTCCCGGCCAACTGTAACGCGTCAACAGTTGCAGCGCATCCTCTGACAACGACAGATTGCTGTCGACTTCACGGCTCATGATCTTCAGATAACGTTTAATCAGCGCCGGAATATCTTCACTGCGTTCGCGCAAAGGGGGGATATGGATATCGAACGACTGCAATTCATACAGCAAATGGCGGCGAAAACGGTTTTCATCCACGTACTGATTAATATCGACGCTGGTGGTGGTGATTAGCCGTACATCCAACGGTACCAGCAGTTGGTTGGCCTTACTCAGCAAGCCGGTTTTCAGCAGTTGCAGCAGGGCGGTCTGGACTTCGGTGGTCAGGTACTCCACATTCTCCAACAAAAGCGTGCCGCCTTTGGCCAGTTCAAACTTTGAGATCACATGTTTGTCGCCATTGACGATGCCGCCGAGAAACTCACTGGTCATGGTTTCGCGCGGGATTGCCTGGCAGTTGATGGTGATAAAGGGCTTATCCTGACGCTCGCTGGCATTATGAATGG is part of the Pantoea phytobeneficialis genome and harbors:
- a CDS encoding MurR/RpiR family transcriptional regulator, with amino-acid sequence MLEQIKAQLPTLSKSERKVAEQILAAPQEAMHSSIATLARAAQVSEPTVNRFCHRMGTRGFPDFKLQLAQGLAKGPNWVSRGVEENDSVERYSQKIFDSALAGLSRVSQQLDMAVIHQAVKALTRANKIAFFGLGASAVVAHDATNKFLRFNLPVIWSEDIVIQRMSCINSGPNDVFVLISHTGRTKNMIELARLARVNASTVLAITSPGSPLAAEATLALTLDVPEDTDIYLPMVSRLAQLTLVDVLATGFTLERGASFRENLKRVKEALRDSRLEKHVQQEINAQQNN
- the zwf gene encoding glucose-6-phosphate dehydrogenase → MAVTQTAQACDLVIFGAKGDLARRKLLPSLYQLEKAGQIHETTRIIGVGRAEWDKDAYTKVVREALETFMKEKIDEALWDKLSSRLDFCNIDVNDTSHFSRLGKMLDQKNRVTINYFAMPPSTFGAICEGLGSAKLNAKPARVVMEKPLGTSLETSQEINDSVGKYFEESQVFRIDHYLGKETVLNLLALRFANSIFVNNWDNRTIDHVQITVAEEVGIEGRWGYFDKAGQMRDMIQNHLLQILTMIAMSPPSDLSADAIRDEKVKVLRSLRRIDQSNVRDKTVRGQYTAGFVQGKKVPGYLEEEGANKQSATETFVAIRVDIDNWRWAGVPFYLRTGKRLPTKCSEVVVYFKNPEMNLFKDSYAELPQNKLTIRLQPDEGVDIEILNKVPGLDHKHKLQTTKLDLSYSETFNQSHLADAYERLLLETMRGIQALFVRRDEVEAAWTWVDSIMDAWSADADAPKPYQAGTWGPVASVAMITRDGRSWNEFE